The Saccharothrix variisporea genome has a segment encoding these proteins:
- a CDS encoding PA14 domain-containing protein, which yields MLLSAALTASLLSGTPAPAGAAEPRAVDPREVPALEARPDADEVVAPADPKADFTPLSKRAGAGGSHFDPEKSKVVRRSLFETEYENPDGTRTIQQSTEPRNVKDPQGRWHEVDPSLETDARSRRVKAKRHPLKPTFGATADDPSLVTVEAGGDRVSLGLDRPAQGRKADVNGRSARYADVTADTDLVYEVTPGAVKETIRVKKPGASSWRFTLDTGGLTPVVTEQGTVELRDAQGAAKIVMPPVVTWDSSGKDDAPPAVTGGSYAVEKTGGTWALTVTVDQAWLNDPARVYPVSVDPTFAFGVVYSEAYKSDGYWCTNCGVQIGNVLDRGDKYWRSALRFDYSSMYGRTIVGAKVDVSNKRGPLSPDKTWPAHLYHASAMEFNGVGGHMASGMVGQVGTFTGDSLTSFLRHVVDIRHMATFLLVGHEAPGVWTYKDLNATLTVDTGSAPPAPSPTGPPDQAVIRNLAPTLSVTPVSDPDGDPVKYCFKVATGPDAKSGVVVDSGCLDSPTWTVPEAVLQDGVAYTWQAHAYSGVTMTPSPVQHFKIDQRIGDRGPAPVDTLGAISVNLANGNVMTSQSSPTFTTVGGSAGLTLSYNSQQQEPKGLKATYFPDLSHNGNINPGQEPVLVRTEPQVNVEWGYTSPFAPALPEDWFLARWEGYFQAPATGTYQFAGVHDDGLKVWVNGNSVYDQPCCSDVNYGVSTGVALTAGQRVPIKVELAEATGYAALRLFVRTSEGNVPSQVVPADWLYTSDLPVLSRGWTMSADLDGDGSTYTEAKVTDQTVVLTDGTGAKHTYKKQSTGGYTAPDGDAGQLSLDATGRVTLTEGSEVFVFRSDGKLEQVSNVQDARKPAALQNVYDGSPSRLKEIKDPVSGRSHRLHYNRPGDDCYGGTPPPRYAQPLPPEQMLCRITYWDGSETRFWYAGNALVRIEDPGGENTDYGYDANGVLDRTRDALANDWLAVNPTHPSALEVIAQIGYTTKEGKPYASSVTAASPSPGQAARPKHIYHYDTVNRATYVGVAGLSPAPGYYSMVRYDNDYRLLSTTDATGRTTSQTWNVKDEKLTSTDASGRVTTYTYDDKGRPVDTYGPAPASCFNGQSPTPACADTVPHNKTGYDEGVNGLAVSFYDNRFLSGAPKVHQTGLAADRTAVRNWGTDAPAAGIPADNFSLRMTGDVVFPEAGNYTLRVLADDGVRVWVNDNLVMDYWVDSSPTWRTAVVTSPAPGHTKQIRVEYYENAVTAQLELHWTTPGGVQQVVPATSLRPKYGLTTTSFQAESHGVPNGTTTTRYDEDGFDPAYGLATSTTAGGLTTRSTYEPLGTGYLRKTGKKMPTGVQIGHVFYGDTETRDNPCTAEVESINQGGLSRLNRLPTPATGAAREDEQVYDASGRIVAKGSAGRWTCTTYDERDRSVAVKHPATASAAERTVTTNYAVGGDPLVTSVSDHNGTVTTKTDLLGRVVEYTDANGVRTESSYDQVGRLMSEKVVPPNPADPPQVTSYTYDDAGRLLTLRLDSTTLAEITLDAAGDVASVAYANGSSLSALGKDPSGRVVSHTWRTADAVQVVSQVTRTRGGTIVDEVLNGVDARPSGQNYAYDAVGRLTEAWVGGHHYTYDFTSTAAAACPTGTRADAGLNTNRVRLLDETASGVAETAYCYDAADRLLATVGATAVTDIRYDDNGNTTQYTVDGATTHLSWDGADRNIAVRTTGADPADVSYVRDATDRIVRRTAAQGDADTDVRYGFTGSGDTADLTLVGADKRLASRAVSLPGGALYTWRPDPAAVTVDHPTVRGDLTLTTGADGKQVGGLREYGPFGEPATPDAVPDNAPGQFDAGWLGQHQRLYEHAGSLSVVQMGARPYSPLLGRFLAVDPVDGGSSNDYDYVNGDPVNATDLDGRIPDWMKRAGRWAWRNRGKIASGFRGALRQGAGRVFHVVRFVRNAPYTGPAVAWARMRGGKCSMKAGLMIACNGMKGGYGTRRGMTIGNVFLTGERSTHPNMMRHEAKHATQWAVLGPAFPIAYGLAELRYPGARNPFERHAGLHDGCYRRGPHC from the coding sequence GTGCTGCTCAGCGCGGCTCTCACGGCGTCGCTGCTGAGCGGGACGCCGGCACCGGCGGGCGCGGCTGAACCGCGTGCCGTCGATCCGCGTGAAGTGCCCGCCCTGGAGGCGAGGCCGGACGCGGACGAGGTCGTCGCACCGGCCGACCCGAAGGCGGACTTCACGCCCTTGTCCAAGCGGGCGGGCGCGGGCGGGTCGCACTTCGACCCGGAGAAGTCCAAGGTGGTGCGGCGGTCGCTGTTCGAGACCGAGTACGAGAACCCGGACGGCACGCGGACGATCCAGCAGTCGACGGAACCGCGCAACGTCAAAGACCCGCAGGGCCGCTGGCACGAGGTCGACCCGTCGCTGGAGACCGACGCCCGGTCGCGGCGGGTGAAGGCCAAGCGCCACCCGCTCAAGCCCACCTTCGGGGCCACCGCGGACGACCCGTCCCTGGTGACCGTCGAGGCCGGGGGCGACCGGGTCTCCCTCGGCCTCGACCGGCCCGCCCAGGGCCGCAAGGCCGATGTGAACGGCCGGTCCGCGCGGTACGCCGACGTCACGGCCGACACCGACCTGGTGTACGAGGTGACGCCGGGCGCGGTGAAGGAGACCATCCGGGTCAAGAAGCCCGGCGCCTCCTCGTGGCGCTTCACCCTGGACACCGGCGGTCTGACGCCGGTGGTGACCGAGCAGGGCACGGTCGAGCTGCGGGACGCCCAGGGCGCCGCGAAGATCGTCATGCCGCCGGTCGTCACCTGGGACTCGTCCGGCAAGGACGACGCTCCGCCGGCCGTCACGGGCGGTTCCTACGCCGTGGAGAAGACCGGTGGGACGTGGGCGCTGACCGTCACGGTCGACCAGGCCTGGCTGAACGACCCGGCCCGCGTGTACCCGGTGAGCGTGGACCCGACGTTCGCCTTCGGGGTGGTGTACTCCGAGGCGTACAAGTCCGACGGCTACTGGTGCACCAACTGCGGCGTCCAGATCGGCAACGTGCTCGACCGCGGCGACAAGTACTGGCGCAGCGCGCTGCGCTTCGACTACTCCTCGATGTACGGCCGGACGATCGTCGGCGCGAAGGTCGACGTGTCCAACAAGCGCGGGCCGCTGTCCCCGGACAAGACGTGGCCGGCGCACCTGTACCACGCGTCCGCGATGGAGTTCAACGGCGTGGGCGGCCACATGGCCAGCGGCATGGTCGGCCAGGTCGGCACGTTCACCGGCGACAGCCTGACCAGCTTCCTGCGCCACGTCGTCGACATCCGGCACATGGCCACGTTCCTGCTGGTCGGCCACGAGGCGCCGGGCGTGTGGACGTACAAGGACCTCAACGCCACCCTGACCGTCGACACGGGCAGCGCGCCGCCGGCGCCGTCGCCGACCGGTCCCCCGGACCAGGCGGTGATCCGGAACCTGGCCCCGACCCTGTCGGTGACCCCGGTGTCCGACCCGGACGGCGACCCGGTCAAGTACTGCTTCAAGGTCGCCACGGGACCGGACGCGAAGTCCGGTGTCGTCGTGGACTCGGGCTGCCTCGACAGCCCGACGTGGACGGTGCCGGAGGCGGTGCTCCAGGACGGTGTGGCCTACACCTGGCAGGCGCACGCGTACAGCGGCGTGACGATGACGCCCAGCCCCGTGCAGCACTTCAAGATCGACCAGCGGATCGGCGACCGCGGTCCCGCGCCCGTCGACACGCTCGGCGCGATCAGCGTGAACCTGGCCAACGGCAACGTCATGACCTCGCAGTCGTCGCCGACGTTCACCACGGTCGGCGGTTCGGCGGGGCTCACCCTGTCGTACAACTCGCAGCAGCAGGAACCCAAGGGGCTCAAGGCGACCTACTTCCCGGACCTGTCGCACAACGGCAACATCAACCCCGGCCAGGAGCCCGTCCTGGTGCGCACCGAGCCCCAGGTGAACGTGGAGTGGGGCTACACGTCGCCGTTCGCGCCGGCGTTGCCGGAGGACTGGTTCCTCGCCCGGTGGGAGGGCTACTTCCAGGCTCCCGCCACGGGCACCTACCAGTTCGCGGGTGTGCACGACGACGGCCTCAAGGTGTGGGTCAACGGCAACAGCGTCTACGACCAGCCGTGCTGCAGCGACGTCAACTACGGCGTGTCGACCGGTGTCGCCCTGACGGCGGGGCAGCGCGTACCCATCAAGGTCGAGCTGGCCGAGGCGACCGGGTACGCCGCGCTGCGGCTGTTCGTCCGCACGTCCGAGGGCAACGTGCCGTCCCAGGTCGTCCCGGCGGACTGGCTGTACACCTCCGACCTGCCGGTGCTGTCCCGGGGCTGGACGATGTCGGCGGACCTCGACGGTGACGGTTCCACCTACACCGAGGCGAAGGTCACCGACCAGACCGTGGTCCTGACCGACGGCACGGGCGCCAAGCACACCTACAAGAAGCAGAGCACCGGCGGCTACACCGCGCCCGACGGCGACGCCGGGCAGCTGTCCCTGGACGCCACGGGCCGGGTCACCCTGACCGAGGGCTCGGAGGTGTTCGTCTTCCGGTCCGACGGCAAGCTCGAGCAGGTGTCCAACGTCCAGGACGCGCGGAAGCCGGCGGCCCTGCAGAACGTCTACGACGGCTCGCCGTCGCGGTTGAAGGAGATCAAGGACCCGGTGTCCGGGCGCTCGCACCGGCTGCACTACAACCGGCCGGGCGACGACTGCTACGGCGGCACGCCCCCGCCCCGGTACGCCCAGCCGCTGCCGCCGGAGCAGATGCTGTGCCGGATCACCTACTGGGACGGCAGCGAGACCAGGTTCTGGTACGCGGGCAACGCCCTGGTCCGCATCGAGGACCCGGGCGGGGAGAACACCGACTACGGCTACGACGCCAACGGCGTGCTCGACCGGACGCGGGACGCGTTGGCCAACGACTGGCTCGCCGTCAACCCGACCCACCCCTCCGCCCTGGAGGTCATCGCCCAGATCGGCTACACCACGAAGGAGGGCAAGCCGTACGCCTCGTCGGTGACCGCGGCGTCGCCGTCGCCCGGCCAGGCCGCCCGGCCGAAGCACATCTACCACTACGACACGGTCAACCGCGCCACCTACGTGGGTGTCGCCGGCCTGTCGCCCGCGCCCGGCTACTACTCGATGGTCCGGTACGACAACGACTACCGGCTGCTGTCGACCACGGACGCGACCGGCCGCACCACGTCGCAGACGTGGAACGTCAAGGACGAGAAGCTGACCTCGACCGACGCGTCCGGCCGGGTGACCACGTACACCTACGACGACAAGGGTCGGCCGGTCGACACGTACGGCCCCGCGCCCGCGTCGTGCTTCAACGGTCAGTCGCCGACCCCGGCGTGCGCGGACACCGTGCCGCACAACAAGACCGGCTACGACGAGGGCGTCAACGGCCTCGCGGTGTCGTTCTACGACAACAGGTTCCTGTCCGGTGCGCCGAAGGTGCACCAGACCGGTCTGGCCGCGGACCGCACCGCCGTCCGCAACTGGGGCACCGACGCGCCCGCCGCCGGCATCCCGGCCGACAACTTCTCGCTGCGGATGACCGGTGACGTCGTCTTCCCCGAGGCGGGCAACTACACCCTGCGGGTGCTGGCCGACGACGGCGTCCGGGTGTGGGTCAACGACAACCTCGTCATGGACTACTGGGTGGACAGCTCACCGACCTGGCGCACGGCCGTGGTGACCAGCCCGGCCCCGGGCCACACCAAGCAGATCCGGGTGGAGTACTACGAGAACGCCGTCACCGCCCAGTTGGAGCTGCACTGGACCACGCCCGGCGGCGTGCAGCAGGTGGTGCCCGCCACCAGCCTGCGGCCGAAGTACGGCCTGACCACGACCAGCTTCCAGGCCGAGTCGCACGGCGTGCCGAACGGCACGACCACGACCCGGTACGACGAGGACGGTTTCGACCCCGCGTACGGGCTGGCCACCAGCACCACCGCGGGCGGCCTGACCACGCGCAGCACCTACGAGCCGCTCGGTACCGGCTACCTGCGCAAGACCGGCAAGAAGATGCCCACGGGCGTTCAGATCGGGCACGTGTTCTACGGCGACACCGAGACCCGCGACAACCCCTGCACCGCCGAGGTGGAGTCGATCAACCAGGGCGGGTTGTCCAGGCTCAACCGGCTGCCCACGCCGGCGACCGGTGCCGCGCGGGAGGACGAGCAGGTCTACGACGCCTCCGGCCGGATCGTCGCCAAGGGCAGCGCGGGCCGCTGGACCTGCACGACCTACGACGAGCGGGACCGCTCGGTGGCGGTGAAGCACCCGGCGACGGCGTCGGCGGCGGAGCGGACCGTCACCACGAACTACGCGGTCGGCGGCGACCCGCTGGTGACGTCGGTGTCCGACCACAACGGCACCGTCACGACGAAGACCGACCTGCTCGGCCGGGTCGTCGAGTACACCGACGCCAACGGCGTGCGCACGGAGTCGAGCTACGACCAGGTCGGCAGGCTGATGTCGGAGAAGGTCGTCCCGCCCAACCCGGCCGACCCGCCGCAGGTGACGTCCTACACCTACGACGACGCGGGCCGGCTGCTGACCCTGCGGCTGGACTCGACCACGCTGGCGGAGATCACCCTCGACGCCGCGGGCGACGTCGCGTCGGTGGCCTACGCCAACGGCAGTTCGTTGTCGGCGCTGGGCAAGGACCCCTCGGGGCGCGTGGTGTCCCACACGTGGCGGACCGCCGACGCCGTCCAGGTGGTGTCGCAGGTGACCCGCACCAGGGGCGGCACGATCGTCGACGAGGTGCTGAACGGGGTGGACGCGCGTCCGTCCGGCCAGAACTACGCCTACGACGCCGTCGGCAGGCTCACCGAAGCGTGGGTGGGCGGCCACCACTACACCTACGACTTCACGTCCACGGCCGCCGCGGCCTGCCCGACCGGCACCCGTGCCGACGCCGGGCTGAACACCAACCGGGTGCGGCTGCTGGACGAGACGGCGTCGGGTGTGGCGGAGACCGCGTACTGCTACGACGCGGCGGACCGGCTGCTGGCGACGGTCGGCGCGACGGCCGTCACCGACATCCGGTACGACGACAACGGCAACACCACCCAGTACACGGTGGACGGCGCGACCACCCACCTGTCCTGGGACGGCGCGGACCGCAACATCGCCGTGCGCACGACCGGTGCCGACCCGGCGGACGTGTCCTACGTCCGGGACGCCACCGACCGCATCGTCCGCCGCACGGCGGCGCAGGGCGACGCGGACACCGACGTGCGGTACGGCTTCACCGGCAGCGGCGACACCGCCGACCTGACCCTGGTCGGCGCGGACAAGAGGCTGGCCTCACGCGCCGTCAGCCTGCCCGGCGGGGCGCTCTACACGTGGCGGCCGGACCCGGCGGCGGTCACCGTCGACCACCCGACCGTGCGGGGCGACCTCACGCTGACCACCGGCGCGGACGGCAAGCAGGTCGGCGGTCTGCGGGAGTACGGCCCGTTCGGCGAGCCCGCCACGCCCGACGCGGTGCCGGACAACGCGCCCGGCCAGTTCGACGCCGGGTGGCTCGGGCAGCACCAGCGGCTGTACGAGCACGCCGGGTCGTTGTCGGTGGTGCAGATGGGCGCCCGCCCGTACAGCCCGCTGCTGGGCCGGTTCCTCGCGGTCGACCCGGTTGACGGGGGCAGCTCCAACGACTACGACTACGTCAACGGCGACCCGGTCAACGCCACCGACCTCGACGGCCGCATCCCCGACTGGATGAAGCGGGCGGGCCGGTGGGCGTGGCGGAACCGGGGCAAGATCGCCAGCGGCTTCCGGGGCGCGCTCCGGCAGGGCGCGGGACGGGTGTTCCACGTGGTGCGCTTCGTGCGCAACGCCCCGTACACCGGCCCGGCGGTGGCGTGGGCGCGGATGCGAGGGGGCAAGTGCAGCATGAAGGCCGGCCTCATGATCGCCTGCAACGGCATGAAGGGCGGCTACGGCACCCGGCGCGGCATGACCATCGGCAACGTGTTCCTCACCGGTGAGCGGAGCACCCACCCGAACATGATGCGGCACGAGGCCAAGCACGCGACGCAGTGGGCGGTCCTCGGACCGGCGTTCCCCATCGCGTACGGCCTGGCCGAACTGCGCTACCCGGGCGCCCGCAACCCGTTCGAGCGGCACGCGGGGCTGCACGACGGCTGCTACCGGAGGGGACCGCATTGCTGA
- a CDS encoding MBL fold metallo-hydrolase: MKKVTAALLGLAAGAVAWGLRDVPAALGGRPGGERVWRSPRYWDGKFHNAVRTRTMPAGSAGDTARELVFGGQQRHPVGDVPLVPATDVATEGLHLTWYGHASTLVEIDGARILLDPVWSDRCSPSRLVGPKRLHPVPHTLAEVGPVDAVVISHDHYDHLDQATVEDLTTTTHAVFVVPLGIGAHLRRWKVPESRIVELDWEESHEVAGVRLVASPAQHFSGRGFRRDNTLWASWVILGPEHRVYYSGDTGYFDGYKRIGDKYGPFDASLIQIGAYGPGWPDIHMTPEEGVAAHRDVRGGLLVPVHWATFNLAFHDWSEPVDRVWREAKAWEIPLAVPRPGEKIDVNDPPQVDGWWQALA; encoded by the coding sequence ATGAAGAAGGTCACCGCAGCGCTGCTCGGGTTGGCGGCCGGCGCGGTCGCGTGGGGGTTGCGGGACGTGCCCGCCGCGTTGGGCGGGCGGCCTGGCGGGGAGCGGGTGTGGCGGTCGCCGCGCTACTGGGACGGCAAGTTCCACAACGCCGTGCGGACGCGCACCATGCCGGCCGGGAGTGCCGGGGACACCGCGCGCGAGCTCGTTTTCGGTGGGCAGCAACGGCATCCCGTCGGGGACGTGCCGCTGGTCCCCGCCACGGACGTGGCCACCGAGGGGCTGCACCTCACCTGGTACGGGCACGCGTCCACGCTGGTCGAGATCGACGGCGCGCGCATCCTGCTCGACCCCGTGTGGAGCGACCGGTGCTCGCCGTCCCGGCTGGTCGGGCCCAAGCGGCTGCACCCCGTGCCGCACACGCTCGCCGAGGTCGGCCCGGTGGACGCCGTCGTCATCTCGCACGACCACTACGACCACCTCGACCAGGCCACCGTCGAGGACCTGACCACGACCACCCACGCCGTCTTCGTGGTCCCGCTGGGCATCGGGGCGCACCTGCGGCGTTGGAAGGTGCCGGAGTCCCGGATCGTGGAGCTGGACTGGGAGGAGTCGCACGAGGTCGCCGGCGTCCGCTTGGTCGCCTCGCCCGCCCAGCACTTCTCCGGCCGCGGGTTCCGGCGCGACAACACGCTGTGGGCGTCCTGGGTCATCCTCGGACCCGAGCACCGCGTGTACTACAGCGGTGACACGGGGTACTTCGACGGCTACAAGCGCATCGGCGACAAGTACGGCCCCTTCGACGCCTCGCTGATCCAGATCGGCGCGTACGGGCCGGGCTGGCCGGACATCCACATGACGCCGGAGGAAGGCGTCGCCGCACACCGCGACGTCCGGGGTGGGCTGCTGGTGCCGGTGCACTGGGCCACGTTCAACCTGGCCTTCCACGACTGGTCCGAGCCCGTCGACCGGGTGTGGCGCGAGGCCAAGGCGTGGGAGATCCCGCTCGCCGTGCCGCGGCCCGGTGAGAAGATCGACGTCAACGATCCCCCGCAGGTAGACGGATGGTGGCAGGCACTGGCATGA
- a CDS encoding SDR family NAD(P)-dependent oxidoreductase, with protein MRTAVVTGGGTGIGRAIAAELVARGLDVVITGRREDVLEAAAAEIGARAVAFDAADPDQVDAALAELPSTVDVLVNNAGGLAGGDDLKSQWLATYEANVITAVLVTAALEPRFAEQARVVTIGSIAGRRGGGSYGAAKAAVEAWTAELAFKLGGRGITANVVSPGYIEDTEFFGGGMTDQRRQTLIGQTANGRAGTPADVAATVAFLTSPEAGHITGQVIPVNGGAHLAR; from the coding sequence ATGAGGACCGCGGTCGTGACCGGCGGTGGCACCGGCATCGGGCGGGCCATCGCGGCGGAACTGGTGGCTCGTGGCCTGGACGTGGTGATCACCGGGCGGCGCGAGGACGTGCTGGAGGCCGCGGCGGCGGAGATCGGCGCGCGGGCGGTGGCGTTCGACGCCGCCGACCCCGACCAGGTGGACGCCGCCCTCGCCGAGCTGCCGTCCACTGTGGACGTCCTGGTGAACAACGCCGGCGGGCTGGCCGGCGGCGACGACCTCAAGAGCCAGTGGCTCGCCACCTACGAGGCGAACGTGATCACGGCCGTCCTCGTCACCGCCGCGCTGGAACCCCGCTTCGCCGAGCAGGCCCGCGTGGTCACCATCGGCTCCATCGCGGGCCGGCGCGGCGGCGGCAGCTACGGCGCGGCGAAGGCGGCGGTCGAGGCGTGGACCGCCGAGCTGGCATTCAAGCTCGGCGGGCGGGGCATCACCGCCAACGTGGTGTCGCCGGGCTACATCGAGGACACCGAGTTCTTCGGCGGCGGGATGACCGACCAGCGTCGGCAGACCCTCATCGGCCAGACCGCCAACGGCCGCGCGGGCACCCCGGCGGACGTGGCCGCGACCGTGGCGTTCCTCACCTCGCCGGAGGCGGGCCACATCACCGGCCAGGTCATCCCGGTCAACGGCGGCGCCCACCTGGCCCGCTGA
- the rsmD gene encoding 16S rRNA (guanine(966)-N(2))-methyltransferase RsmD — protein sequence MTRIVAGVAGGRRLQVPPKGTRPTSDRVREALFSSLEALVDLDGLRVLDLYAGSGALGFEALSRGAAHATFVESDKRAAEVLKGNARALGLPGAQVVNRTALAAVATPPDAPCDVVFADPPYDVTDAQLAEVLAALVAHGWTAPGSVVVVERAARSPEPIWPAGLESLRSKRYGDTALYWAEHAGAGG from the coding sequence ATGACCAGGATCGTCGCGGGCGTGGCCGGTGGTCGGCGCCTGCAGGTGCCCCCGAAGGGCACGCGGCCCACCTCCGACCGGGTGCGCGAGGCGTTGTTCAGCTCGCTCGAAGCGCTCGTGGACCTCGACGGGCTCCGCGTCCTCGACCTCTACGCGGGCAGCGGGGCGCTCGGGTTCGAGGCGCTGTCCCGGGGTGCGGCGCACGCCACGTTCGTCGAGTCGGACAAGCGGGCTGCCGAAGTCCTCAAGGGCAACGCCCGCGCCCTGGGCCTGCCCGGCGCGCAGGTCGTGAACCGCACCGCGCTGGCCGCCGTCGCCACCCCGCCGGACGCCCCGTGCGACGTCGTCTTCGCCGACCCGCCCTACGACGTGACCGACGCCCAGCTGGCCGAGGTCCTCGCCGCGCTGGTCGCGCACGGGTGGACCGCGCCCGGCTCGGTGGTCGTCGTCGAACGGGCCGCTCGGTCACCTGAACCGATCTGGCCCGCCGGGCTGGAATCCTTGCGCAGCAAGCGATACGGCGACACGGCGCTGTACTGGGCGGAGCACGCCGGCGCGGGCGGGTGA
- the coaD gene encoding pantetheine-phosphate adenylyltransferase, with protein sequence MTRAVCPGSYDPATNGHLDIIGRAAKLFDEVVVAVLINKNKKTLFSVEERTDMLREVTAQWPNVRVDSWHGLLVDYCRENDIKAIVKGLRAVSDYDYELQMAQMNHQLTGVDTLFMPTNPIYSFLASSLVKDVATYGGDVSSLLPPSIQARLTQRLAEGR encoded by the coding sequence ATGACGCGTGCCGTGTGCCCCGGCTCCTACGACCCGGCCACCAACGGACACCTGGACATCATCGGCAGAGCGGCGAAGCTCTTCGACGAGGTCGTCGTCGCCGTGCTCATCAACAAGAACAAGAAGACCCTGTTCTCGGTGGAAGAGCGCACGGACATGCTCCGCGAGGTGACGGCCCAGTGGCCGAACGTGCGGGTGGACTCCTGGCACGGCCTGCTGGTCGACTACTGCCGCGAGAACGACATCAAGGCCATCGTCAAGGGCCTGCGCGCGGTCAGCGACTACGACTACGAGCTGCAGATGGCGCAGATGAACCACCAGCTCACCGGCGTCGACACGCTGTTCATGCCGACCAACCCCATCTACAGCTTCCTGGCCAGCTCGTTGGTGAAGGACGTGGCCACCTACGGCGGCGACGTGTCCAGCCTGCTGCCCCCGTCGATCCAGGCACGGTTGACCCAGCGTCTCGCCGAAGGCCGCTGA
- a CDS encoding DivIVA domain-containing protein, giving the protein MYRVFEALDELVTIVEEARGVPMTSGCVVPRGDVLELLDDVRDAIPAELDDAQDVLDHRDELVGKAQHELEAATSKARAEAERIVAEAQHEAERMLSEARSRAERMVAEAEDQAQRTVNAGRQEYEDLVGRAHAEADRMVQAGRANYERAIEEGRAEQARLVDATEVVQASHAESARILEAAQAEAIRLRNECDAYVDGKLADFEDLLAHTLRSVGKGRSHLRGPAVNAAAAPFDYHESAAR; this is encoded by the coding sequence GTGTACCGGGTGTTCGAGGCCCTCGACGAGCTGGTCACGATCGTCGAGGAAGCGCGTGGCGTGCCGATGACCTCCGGGTGCGTCGTCCCCCGCGGTGACGTGCTCGAACTGCTCGACGACGTCCGCGACGCCATCCCGGCCGAGCTGGACGACGCGCAGGACGTCCTCGACCACCGCGACGAGCTGGTCGGCAAGGCCCAGCACGAGCTGGAGGCCGCCACCAGCAAGGCCCGCGCCGAGGCCGAGCGGATCGTCGCCGAGGCCCAGCACGAGGCCGAGCGGATGCTGTCCGAGGCCCGTTCGCGCGCCGAGCGCATGGTCGCCGAGGCCGAGGACCAGGCGCAGCGCACCGTCAACGCCGGTCGCCAGGAGTACGAGGACCTGGTCGGCCGCGCCCACGCCGAGGCCGACCGCATGGTGCAGGCCGGTCGCGCCAACTACGAGCGCGCCATCGAGGAGGGCCGCGCCGAGCAGGCCCGCCTGGTCGACGCCACCGAGGTGGTGCAGGCCTCGCACGCCGAGTCCGCGCGCATCCTGGAGGCCGCCCAGGCGGAGGCGATCCGCCTGCGCAACGAGTGCGACGCCTACGTGGACGGCAAGCTCGCCGACTTCGAGGACCTGCTCGCGCACACCCTGCGCAGCGTCGGCAAGGGCCGCTCGCACCTGCGCGGCCCGGCCGTCAACGCCGCCGCAGCGCCCTTCGACTACCACGAGTCCGCGGCCCGCTGA
- a CDS encoding YceD family protein, with protein sequence MSEHRHASARPAATGPWVIDTRDLGRRAGSSRAVTRSVPAEGMGLEGVIAVPKGGVVDLDLLLESVVEGVLVTGTASTVVEGECSRCLEPLSAEVEVELTELYAYPDSTTDETTEEDEVSRLHDDLVDLEPVVNDAIVLSLPQVPLCSPDCQGLCVDCGGKLAELGPDHGHETIDPRWAALHERFAGNRDNPEEN encoded by the coding sequence ATGTCTGAGCACCGTCACGCCTCCGCGCGTCCCGCAGCCACCGGGCCCTGGGTCATCGACACCAGGGACCTCGGGCGTCGTGCGGGCTCTTCACGCGCGGTGACCCGGTCGGTGCCGGCCGAGGGAATGGGCCTCGAAGGCGTGATCGCGGTGCCGAAGGGTGGCGTCGTCGACCTCGATCTCCTGCTGGAGTCGGTGGTGGAGGGCGTCCTCGTGACCGGCACGGCCTCGACGGTGGTCGAAGGGGAGTGCTCGCGCTGCCTGGAGCCGCTGTCGGCGGAGGTCGAGGTGGAGCTGACGGAGCTGTACGCCTACCCGGACAGCACCACGGACGAGACCACCGAGGAGGACGAGGTCAGTCGGTTGCACGACGACCTGGTCGACCTCGAACCTGTGGTGAACGACGCCATCGTGCTGTCGCTGCCGCAGGTGCCGCTGTGTTCGCCGGACTGCCAGGGGCTGTGCGTCGACTGCGGTGGCAAGCTGGCTGAGCTCGGCCCCGACCACGGGCATGAGACGATTGACCCCCGATGGGCCGCTCTGCACGAGCGGTTCGCCGGGAATCGTGACAATCCAGAGGAGAACTAG
- the rpmF gene encoding 50S ribosomal protein L32, whose protein sequence is MAVPKRKMSRSNTRSRRAQWKTAAVHLVACSNRACRQPKPQHVACPACGQYDGRQVVQPA, encoded by the coding sequence GTGGCCGTCCCGAAGCGGAAGATGTCGCGCTCGAACACGCGCTCGCGCCGCGCTCAGTGGAAGACCGCTGCCGTGCACCTGGTGGCCTGCTCGAACCGGGCCTGCCGCCAGCCGAAGCCGCAGCACGTCGCCTGCCCGGCCTGTGGCCAGTACGACGGCCGCCAGGTCGTCCAGCCGGCCTGA